A window of the Streptomyces sp. NBC_01351 genome harbors these coding sequences:
- a CDS encoding GNAT family N-acetyltransferase, translated as MSVENMPKKKPRLRRQFTLDFKAEIAALCRRLGSAVDHIGLHVRADNATAIGLYRRLGFTDITDFTEATHAALA; from the coding sequence ATGAGCGTGGAGAACATGCCGAAGAAGAAGCCGCGGCTGCGGCGGCAGTTCACGCTGGACTTCAAGGCGGAGATCGCTGCTCTGTGCCGGCGGCTGGGGAGCGCCGTGGACCACATCGGGCTGCACGTCCGCGCGGACAACGCCACCGCCATCGGCCTCTACCGCAGGCTAGGCTTCACCGACATCACGGACTTCACCGAGGCCACCCACGCGGCACTGGCGTAG
- a CDS encoding nuclear transport factor 2 family protein, which produces MAENHSADPTGPADEAREDGIDDAVHAALTTVAEAWAAAIVSNDAARIASFMTDDWAIVSESGIASKDDFLAFVASGRLTHSAMDLVSTPRVRVHGDTAVFSVRVTNTAHYGGQRFDADEWTSDVFVRRDGRWLCLLSHITAATPDAADTSSTTTAQ; this is translated from the coding sequence ATGGCCGAGAACCACAGTGCAGACCCGACGGGCCCGGCGGACGAAGCCAGAGAAGACGGGATCGACGACGCGGTCCACGCGGCCCTCACCACCGTCGCGGAGGCCTGGGCCGCGGCGATCGTCTCCAACGACGCGGCGCGGATCGCGAGCTTCATGACCGACGACTGGGCCATCGTCTCGGAGTCCGGCATCGCCTCCAAGGACGACTTTCTCGCGTTCGTCGCCTCCGGCCGGCTGACCCACTCTGCGATGGACCTCGTCAGCACGCCGCGGGTCCGGGTGCACGGCGACACCGCGGTCTTCAGCGTGCGGGTCACCAACACCGCCCATTACGGGGGTCAACGGTTCGACGCCGACGAATGGACCTCGGACGTGTTCGTGAGGCGGGACGGCCGCTGGCTGTGCCTCCTGAGCCACATCACAGCGGCGACGCCGGACGCGGCGGACACGTCGTCGACGACGACCGCTCAGTGA
- a CDS encoding VOC family protein, whose product MAIEGVSPYLRYEDADAALDWMERVLGFTGAIRWRDDSGRTFEADIHAGVTKIGVSGGGVSDQGKNALFIVHVDDVDAHFELVRAASGMELDAPVDQPYGPRTFTITDPWGYQWSFWQGEATPPE is encoded by the coding sequence ATGGCGATCGAAGGGGTATCCCCCTACCTGCGGTACGAGGATGCGGACGCGGCTCTCGACTGGATGGAGCGGGTCCTCGGCTTTACCGGTGCGATCCGCTGGCGCGACGATTCAGGGCGGACGTTCGAGGCTGACATCCATGCGGGTGTGACGAAGATCGGGGTCAGCGGCGGCGGGGTGAGCGACCAGGGGAAGAACGCCCTGTTCATCGTGCATGTGGACGACGTGGATGCGCATTTCGAGCTGGTCCGGGCCGCATCCGGAATGGAGCTGGACGCTCCGGTGGATCAGCCGTACGGGCCGCGGACCTTCACGATCACCGATCCCTGGGGGTATCAGTGGAGTTTCTGGCAGGGCGAGGCCACACCACCCGAGTGA
- a CDS encoding CHAT domain-containing protein: MRRILAKLLLWHWVRRAERGSVSAMWHVAEFHCLNGQPTDAEMWWRRAAEAGSSEAETRLGAFLYERGRTAEAETCWRRAEAAGNASALNNLALLAEEAGDHAKAERLLRQAAEAGSPAARALLGASSAQRGDIEDAERWWRRSAEDGDSAAMLRLAAMAISRGDAATGHWWADQAISAGDTDALLFKGLACRDGGDDEGARVWLARAARAGNPGAMVHHAAELIRRGRRARARRWLRRAVGLGVPQAMNDLGSLLHQQGAGPQAERLWEAAAAAGNPDGMFNFACVLYQRGQEPEAQQLWSKAAEAGIVPAMNNLAAVLAQGGAPEEAATWWRRAAEAGSRTAADNLATMLSRLQGEWLDEPGSARLLDQLLACSDEMAMDAVLAGAPRVSPGTVSSWCRDVLACEDPERRAGLLLAVERTVLYAHGDEAQAQCLLRLGRQLAEQELFRDAIGVLERASVVFARVGDVGRQAYCLSRIGLDHEDLGEFQEAVTVFERAATLFHSVGDVRGEVLQRGSIGIVHGRTGHPDQALAMFDTAVTLARNGGLAEEEASYLQWAGGTYMRQQRHAEAAAAFERALAIHRRLGDHAAIASVLMELARSEQAQGHVRRAVEQLGAAHGAYAACEDWAAALAVAAEWAAVCRENGRDEQAAAADRQLIDAANRLGGQEAALALFAAGRRRREDGHHDAAIAVLDRAREMFTAEGDESGAGTALHEMGLTHLAADVYGDALARFEAAAAAQTDPAQYAAARWMAGRCLLALGRADEATRVLEELADSVTGGTAGAGVGAMLELARHSRRTGDPASASAWLARAGEAAEDGDAVPEPMLALVAIEMSELTEDGDDDGERRVRLLSEARDLFLRVGQERMAWSVTVRLGFALADLGDTQAAVQCLRAATDAMARHLPEDGMTGTVEDTVQLSFVAEPTDERALHTDLLIKLGQQHVLLGDDDRATTVLREGLRRAQDAGDVRRQAQLLALLTTLESEESDLPRALASARETLRLAEAADDRLMMVAALIQTSELHRRAGEPDQALADAHRGLGTLQSAPMSVGRPQLLRVLCLAERAVGDLRGALAHATEALAIVREEGGAEASLLGAAGLICADMGRWPEALRHHNAAADVARAAGDKVLEAQAIGNRGNVYYQLGDLDQAYADQRRALALLDELGAGSRRAGPLADLALVLWARGEVDEAQALFEESLRLDVAIGERRGVAVTLANLGNLAIGEPESARRLYEQALALCRDVGYVKGEAMQLCNLGGTSMMLSRFDRAHSELSEAIRLLADGEPAVRALAHYNRSAAAEAMGDAHSALEDAVAASDLAESVRRELMTPSHRDTFAAWLGLEVHDRAIGLAARAGLASLVWTLMERAKSRSLVELLGWGDLPRPAGVVQSLLDRERSLLDEARCLTDALRTAVDGPPRRRAEGRLADVEEQLGSLWEEMSGQAPEYVALRRGEPLDEVAMSTAMTATPAATTGLIEFYTLPREIVVIVMRSGWSEPRCYRVAADAAAYLPGLRAEIDTWVGRGGESTPSGPDWRDLAEPLLGPAVAALGEYVELLHLVPHGPLHQLPLHALTVDGRVLMERYPVAFAPSASVLGRLRALGVPETGASLVLGYSADGRDREVLEGEADDVAEVLGVRALKGEQAVGTALRNHAEGAEVLHLSCHGWFDPVDPLRSGVLLADGALSARDIMTMRLGAGLAVFSACDTGVSHHRHGDELVGLATALASAGVRSSLLSLWEVDAEATRTMMRLFYRHVTASPRPTAAAALRKAMLDLRATPGYEHPYFWAGFILTGSGGPVGADE; this comes from the coding sequence GCTCGGCGGAGGACGGTGACAGCGCCGCGATGCTCCGCCTCGCCGCGATGGCGATCAGCCGCGGCGACGCAGCGACGGGGCACTGGTGGGCGGATCAGGCCATCTCCGCCGGCGACACCGACGCGCTCCTGTTCAAGGGTCTTGCCTGCCGGGACGGCGGTGATGACGAAGGGGCTCGCGTCTGGCTGGCCAGAGCCGCTCGCGCGGGCAACCCGGGTGCGATGGTGCACCACGCAGCCGAGCTGATCCGGCGAGGCAGGCGGGCGAGAGCACGGCGGTGGCTTCGGCGGGCCGTCGGCCTGGGGGTGCCTCAGGCGATGAACGATCTCGGCTCCCTGCTTCACCAGCAGGGCGCCGGTCCGCAGGCGGAGCGCCTCTGGGAGGCAGCCGCTGCCGCCGGGAACCCCGACGGCATGTTCAACTTCGCATGCGTGCTGTACCAGCGTGGCCAGGAGCCGGAAGCGCAGCAGCTGTGGAGCAAGGCCGCGGAGGCGGGCATCGTCCCGGCCATGAACAACCTGGCTGCGGTACTGGCGCAAGGCGGCGCCCCCGAAGAGGCGGCCACCTGGTGGCGGCGGGCCGCTGAAGCGGGCAGCCGGACAGCCGCGGACAACCTGGCGACAATGCTCAGTCGGCTCCAAGGGGAGTGGCTGGACGAGCCCGGGTCGGCCCGGTTGCTCGACCAGCTACTCGCGTGCTCCGACGAGATGGCCATGGACGCAGTTCTGGCCGGCGCCCCCAGGGTATCGCCTGGGACCGTCTCCTCCTGGTGCCGTGATGTCCTGGCCTGTGAGGACCCCGAACGGCGTGCCGGCCTCCTGCTGGCCGTCGAACGAACAGTGTTGTACGCCCACGGTGACGAGGCGCAGGCCCAGTGCCTGCTGAGGCTGGGCCGGCAGCTGGCCGAGCAGGAGCTGTTCCGGGACGCCATAGGAGTGTTGGAGCGCGCTTCGGTGGTGTTCGCCCGAGTCGGCGACGTGGGCAGGCAGGCGTACTGTCTGTCGCGGATCGGCCTCGACCACGAGGACCTGGGCGAATTTCAGGAAGCCGTGACTGTCTTCGAACGCGCGGCGACGCTCTTTCACTCCGTCGGTGATGTACGCGGGGAGGTTCTCCAACGGGGCAGCATCGGCATCGTCCATGGTCGCACCGGTCATCCCGACCAGGCGCTGGCGATGTTCGACACAGCGGTCACACTGGCCAGGAACGGCGGGCTGGCCGAGGAGGAGGCGTCGTACCTCCAATGGGCCGGGGGGACCTATATGAGGCAACAGCGCCATGCCGAAGCCGCCGCTGCCTTCGAGCGGGCCCTCGCAATCCACCGCCGCCTCGGCGACCATGCGGCGATCGCATCAGTGCTGATGGAACTCGCCCGCTCTGAGCAAGCGCAAGGGCATGTCCGGCGGGCGGTCGAACAGCTGGGCGCTGCTCATGGGGCGTACGCCGCCTGCGAGGACTGGGCCGCGGCGTTGGCGGTGGCCGCCGAGTGGGCTGCCGTCTGCCGCGAGAACGGGCGCGATGAGCAAGCGGCTGCCGCCGATCGGCAGCTGATCGACGCCGCGAACCGTCTCGGCGGCCAGGAGGCCGCACTGGCGCTCTTCGCCGCAGGGCGGCGGCGGCGCGAGGACGGGCACCACGATGCCGCGATCGCGGTACTCGACCGCGCCAGGGAGATGTTCACAGCCGAAGGCGACGAGAGCGGGGCAGGTACCGCCCTGCACGAGATGGGTCTCACGCACCTGGCGGCCGACGTCTACGGTGATGCCCTCGCGCGGTTCGAGGCAGCGGCCGCCGCGCAGACGGATCCGGCACAGTACGCCGCGGCCCGATGGATGGCGGGGAGGTGCCTCCTGGCGCTCGGGCGTGCCGACGAGGCTACCCGCGTCCTGGAGGAGCTGGCCGACTCGGTGACCGGCGGGACCGCCGGGGCCGGCGTGGGCGCCATGCTCGAGTTGGCGCGGCACAGCCGGCGCACGGGCGACCCAGCCTCCGCGTCCGCATGGCTGGCCAGGGCGGGCGAGGCGGCTGAGGACGGCGACGCCGTCCCCGAACCGATGCTCGCCCTCGTCGCGATTGAGATGTCCGAACTCACGGAGGACGGAGACGACGACGGGGAGCGCCGGGTCCGGCTGCTCTCGGAGGCTCGCGACCTGTTCCTCCGCGTGGGCCAGGAGCGCATGGCATGGTCGGTCACCGTCCGGCTCGGGTTCGCACTGGCCGATCTCGGTGACACTCAGGCGGCGGTGCAGTGTCTGCGCGCCGCGACGGACGCCATGGCACGGCACCTACCGGAGGACGGGATGACCGGCACGGTCGAAGACACGGTGCAGTTGAGCTTCGTCGCCGAACCCACCGACGAGCGGGCGCTCCACACCGACCTGCTCATCAAACTTGGGCAGCAGCACGTACTTCTCGGCGACGACGACCGCGCCACCACGGTTCTCCGCGAGGGCCTGCGGCGGGCACAGGACGCGGGAGACGTGAGGAGGCAGGCTCAGCTGCTCGCCTTGCTCACCACACTCGAGAGCGAGGAAAGCGACCTCCCGCGCGCCCTGGCCTCCGCGCGGGAGACCCTCCGCCTCGCCGAGGCCGCCGACGATCGTCTCATGATGGTGGCAGCTCTCATCCAGACCAGCGAGTTGCACAGGCGTGCCGGGGAACCGGACCAGGCGCTCGCGGACGCACACCGAGGACTCGGCACCTTACAGAGTGCCCCGATGTCTGTGGGGCGGCCCCAACTGCTCCGTGTCCTGTGCCTGGCGGAGCGGGCCGTCGGAGACCTCCGCGGTGCGCTGGCACACGCGACCGAGGCCCTGGCGATCGTCCGGGAGGAGGGCGGCGCGGAGGCCTCCCTGCTCGGGGCAGCGGGCCTGATCTGTGCCGACATGGGACGGTGGCCGGAAGCGCTGCGCCACCACAACGCGGCTGCCGATGTCGCCCGAGCGGCCGGCGACAAGGTGCTGGAGGCCCAGGCCATCGGCAACCGAGGCAACGTGTACTACCAGCTGGGGGACCTGGACCAGGCGTACGCCGATCAGCGCCGCGCCCTGGCCCTGCTCGACGAACTCGGCGCCGGGAGCCGCAGGGCCGGACCGCTGGCCGATCTCGCGCTCGTCCTGTGGGCGCGAGGGGAAGTGGACGAGGCGCAGGCGTTGTTCGAGGAGTCGCTGCGGCTGGACGTCGCCATCGGCGAGCGCCGCGGCGTCGCTGTCACGCTCGCGAATCTGGGCAATCTTGCGATCGGAGAACCCGAATCCGCCCGGAGGTTGTACGAGCAGGCACTCGCTCTCTGCCGTGACGTCGGCTATGTGAAGGGCGAGGCCATGCAGCTGTGCAATCTCGGCGGCACGTCCATGATGCTGTCACGGTTCGACAGGGCGCACTCCGAGCTGTCGGAGGCAATCCGCCTCCTGGCCGACGGCGAACCGGCAGTGCGCGCACTGGCCCACTACAACAGGAGCGCGGCGGCCGAGGCGATGGGTGACGCACACAGCGCCCTGGAGGACGCCGTGGCCGCCAGCGACCTGGCCGAGTCGGTGCGCCGCGAGTTGATGACTCCGTCCCACCGGGACACGTTCGCCGCGTGGCTAGGGCTCGAGGTCCACGACAGAGCCATCGGACTTGCCGCTCGCGCCGGCCTCGCGTCACTGGTCTGGACACTGATGGAGAGGGCGAAATCACGGTCGTTGGTGGAGCTGTTGGGATGGGGGGACCTGCCCCGTCCGGCGGGGGTCGTGCAGTCATTGCTCGACCGGGAACGCTCTCTGCTCGATGAGGCCAGGTGCCTCACGGACGCACTGCGCACCGCCGTCGACGGGCCGCCCCGTCGTCGCGCCGAGGGCCGCCTGGCGGACGTCGAGGAGCAACTCGGCTCGCTCTGGGAGGAGATGTCCGGCCAGGCACCGGAGTACGTCGCGCTGCGCCGTGGTGAACCACTCGACGAGGTCGCCATGAGTACGGCGATGACAGCCACACCGGCCGCGACGACCGGGTTGATCGAGTTCTACACCCTGCCCCGAGAGATCGTCGTGATCGTCATGCGCAGCGGTTGGAGCGAGCCACGCTGTTACCGGGTGGCGGCCGACGCGGCCGCCTACCTGCCCGGCCTCAGGGCGGAGATCGACACATGGGTGGGACGTGGCGGGGAGAGCACTCCTTCCGGACCCGACTGGCGAGATCTCGCCGAGCCGCTTCTCGGACCAGCCGTCGCGGCCCTCGGTGAGTACGTGGAGCTGCTCCACCTCGTACCGCACGGCCCCTTGCACCAGTTGCCGTTGCACGCACTCACGGTCGACGGACGGGTGCTCATGGAGCGGTATCCGGTGGCGTTCGCGCCGAGCGCCAGTGTGCTGGGCCGGCTCCGCGCCCTGGGCGTGCCCGAGACCGGTGCGTCACTGGTTCTCGGATATTCGGCGGACGGGCGCGATCGGGAGGTGCTGGAGGGGGAGGCCGACGATGTCGCCGAGGTCCTGGGGGTGCGGGCCTTGAAGGGTGAGCAGGCCGTCGGTACGGCCCTGCGGAACCACGCGGAGGGTGCCGAGGTGCTGCACCTGTCCTGCCACGGCTGGTTCGACCCGGTCGATCCTCTGCGCTCCGGCGTGCTTCTCGCCGATGGGGCGCTGAGCGCGCGGGACATCATGACGATGCGGCTGGGCGCGGGGCTCGCGGTGTTCAGCGCTTGCGACACCGGGGTGAGCCATCACCGCCACGGCGACGAACTGGTGGGGCTCGCCACCGCGTTGGCGAGTGCGGGCGTGCGGTCCTCCCTGCTCAGTCTGTGGGAGGTCGATGCGGAGGCGACGCGAACCATGATGCGGCTGTTCTACCGCCATGTGACCGCGTCGCCCCGCCCGACGGCCGCCGCTGCTCTCCGGAAGGCGATGCTGGACCTCAGGGCGACCCCTGGGTACGAACACCCCTACTTCTGGGCCGGTTTCATACTGACGGGCAGCGGCGGCCCGGTAGGGGCGGACGAGTAG
- a CDS encoding RHS repeat-associated core domain-containing protein: MAWGAANCSSAGGVRGPRGNTTRQTHTHFDLPATRTEPDGTRYAFTYDTELRLKQVTNPQGLTWSYDYDAAGRLMSETDFNGRTLGYGYDPAGRLASRTNGAGETLRFTRDALGRATVRRTDDGTETVHAYDAAGRLVMAANPDVEIHRTYDVLGRLVSESADGATSTYTHDARGRRTSRRTPAGALSEWTYDAEGRPVALRTGGNQLDFRYNAVGREISRTFGDDITLTQTWDAVDRLTTQSLTGHPDAGGAGQTLLQHRAYAYRADDQVTEIRELTNGTRRFDLDPIGRVTAVHAYGWTERYAYDNLGNLAHTTVPDHPSNGDHELSGTLIRRVGRTVYEHDGQGRLVRRVRKLLSGQRRTWTFTWNAEDRLTDATTPDGDHWRYTYDPLGRRTAKARLDPDGAVVERTAFTWDGTRVVEQATLDGHTTTWDYAPGTHRPLAQADHHTQQEYDTRFHAIVTDLVGTPMELVTPDGSISWQFRTTVWGADLPTPSDATSVVCPLRFPGQYRDQETGLDYNCFRYYDPEFAGYASPDPLGLSAAPNHHTFVPNPFVWLDPLGLKCLDPDDQVRHDSARGTAVDSDGNMRGVEDNPGVRMVDEVEMERIRLDLHAKLGDPDVRETPKGTIETWKLSDDPKASVTYRSFSRSGGATIDYNDVDGLDMKRFHIPQHGN, encoded by the coding sequence ATGGCCTGGGGAGCAGCGAACTGCTCCTCGGCGGGCGGTGTGCGAGGACCGCGCGGCAACACCACGCGGCAGACCCACACGCACTTCGACCTACCCGCCACCCGCACCGAACCGGACGGCACGCGGTACGCCTTCACCTACGACACCGAGCTACGGCTGAAGCAGGTCACCAATCCCCAGGGTCTGACCTGGAGCTATGACTACGATGCCGCCGGCCGCCTGATGTCCGAGACGGATTTCAACGGCCGAACCCTCGGTTATGGCTACGATCCGGCTGGACGGCTGGCCTCCCGCACCAACGGGGCGGGCGAGACGCTCCGCTTCACCCGAGACGCCCTCGGCCGGGCCACGGTCCGGCGCACCGACGACGGCACCGAGACGGTGCACGCCTACGATGCCGCGGGCCGCCTGGTCATGGCAGCCAACCCGGACGTCGAGATCCACCGGACGTACGACGTCCTCGGGCGACTCGTCAGCGAGTCGGCCGACGGCGCTACCAGCACCTACACCCACGACGCTCGGGGCCGCCGTACCTCGCGCCGTACGCCCGCCGGCGCACTGTCCGAATGGACCTACGACGCCGAAGGCCGACCCGTGGCCCTCAGGACCGGCGGCAACCAGCTGGACTTCCGGTACAACGCGGTGGGACGCGAGATCTCCCGCACCTTCGGCGACGACATCACCCTCACCCAAACCTGGGACGCAGTCGACCGCCTCACGACTCAGTCGCTCACCGGACACCCAGACGCCGGCGGCGCCGGCCAGACCCTCCTCCAGCACCGCGCGTACGCCTATCGGGCGGACGACCAGGTCACCGAGATACGCGAGCTGACCAACGGGACCCGGCGCTTCGACCTCGATCCCATCGGCCGGGTCACGGCCGTCCACGCGTACGGCTGGACCGAGCGGTACGCCTACGACAACCTCGGCAACCTCGCGCACACCACCGTGCCCGACCATCCCTCCAACGGCGACCACGAGCTCAGCGGAACCCTCATCCGACGGGTCGGCCGGACGGTCTACGAGCACGACGGCCAGGGGCGGCTCGTCCGCCGCGTCCGCAAACTGCTGAGTGGGCAGCGACGCACGTGGACCTTCACCTGGAACGCGGAAGACCGTCTCACCGACGCGACCACACCGGACGGCGACCACTGGCGGTACACCTATGATCCGCTCGGCCGGCGCACCGCCAAGGCGCGCCTCGACCCCGACGGCGCGGTCGTGGAACGTACCGCCTTCACGTGGGACGGCACCCGCGTGGTCGAGCAGGCCACCTTGGACGGTCATACCACCACCTGGGACTACGCACCGGGCACGCACCGTCCCCTGGCGCAGGCCGACCACCACACCCAGCAGGAGTACGACACCCGCTTCCACGCGATCGTCACGGACCTCGTCGGCACCCCTATGGAGCTGGTGACACCCGACGGCAGCATCAGCTGGCAATTCCGTACCACGGTATGGGGCGCAGACCTTCCGACGCCGTCGGACGCGACGTCGGTCGTCTGCCCGCTTCGCTTTCCGGGCCAGTACCGCGACCAGGAAACGGGCCTCGACTACAACTGCTTCCGTTACTACGATCCCGAGTTCGCCGGCTACGCCTCACCTGACCCACTCGGTTTGAGCGCCGCGCCCAACCATCACACCTTCGTGCCCAACCCCTTCGTCTGGTTGGACCCGCTGGGACTGAAGTGCCTCGACCCTGATGACCAGGTCCGGCATGATTCCGCACGCGGGACCGCCGTCGACAGCGACGGCAATATGAGGGGAGTGGAGGACAACCCCGGCGTCAGGATGGTCGACGAGGTGGAGATGGAGAGGATCCGCTTGGACCTGCACGCCAAACTCGGCGATCCCGACGTCAGGGAAACGCCGAAGGGCACCATCGAGACATGGAAGTTGTCGGACGACCCGAAGGCGAGCGTGACCTATCGCTCGTTCAGTAGATCCGGCGGAGCGACCATCGACTACAACGACGTGGACGGCCTTGACATGAAGCGATTCCACATTCCGCAGCATGGGAACTGA
- a CDS encoding CHAT domain-containing protein translates to MDALLVQHPKAQRRLRELLSELDGSPGRTTKWLPAEERSIDGVPFRHVNTCFVREPAGPPLSRQTNLGSAERYALRVDIGSLSPDSILDHPEPFPDDQLPPTESGTWLSVLVVSDDFHVPGVAHRFFLPSRGPSWACACAPGIGHMCAREERAAYLYVPVVAPAAPGLAWLWLGVYSSRNLMQSQRVIARIDTEESFGSGCRAEIDFSLSGGLRGIGRLPPRSVNVMTRPAERGSHMVVVDGDIGEPFVFSLTEDQMSGASKAVREALRDIHVEQYGGRLGSRPRLRSRLDPGNGKSVHDFARDLLRLAPLGRRLWTLLLSGQPERRRLLRERLLREPATLQVARAGSSNLVFPWAAVYDIPLEDGRPEAHTICPVVEEWLGNRQAPDHVVNRCPHESGHRMNTVCPFGFWGYRHSIEQPPSMPSARTLPVVIAAGSDGPRMVMGYSLDLDGTVTARHVEALKAVFPVDACDSRERMVAELARPDVQFVYFYCHGRRRPPHTDLHLELGRGERLTPVDVQALAEGVWPVGHWTHTSPLVFINGCETVEIGPESLVGFVDAFADVYAAGVIGTETVVHQALAAEFGEEFWRRLHEGVTVGEALHATRIRLLRKGNLLGLAYTAYCSAALRLGTTATAEERT, encoded by the coding sequence GTGGATGCCCTGCTGGTGCAGCACCCGAAGGCGCAGCGGCGTTTGAGGGAATTACTCTCGGAGCTCGACGGATCCCCCGGCCGTACGACGAAGTGGCTGCCCGCGGAGGAGCGGAGCATCGACGGGGTCCCCTTCCGGCATGTAAACACGTGCTTCGTCCGGGAGCCGGCCGGGCCGCCACTCAGCCGCCAGACGAATCTCGGCTCCGCTGAACGCTACGCACTCAGGGTGGACATCGGCAGCCTTTCGCCGGACAGCATCCTCGACCATCCCGAGCCTTTCCCAGACGACCAGCTGCCACCTACGGAGAGCGGCACTTGGCTGTCAGTGCTGGTCGTCAGTGATGATTTCCACGTACCGGGCGTCGCCCATCGGTTCTTCCTGCCGTCCCGGGGGCCGAGCTGGGCGTGTGCCTGCGCCCCCGGCATCGGCCACATGTGCGCACGGGAGGAGCGTGCGGCGTACTTGTACGTCCCGGTCGTGGCGCCGGCTGCTCCGGGGCTGGCGTGGCTGTGGCTGGGGGTGTACTCGAGCCGGAACCTGATGCAGTCGCAACGGGTGATCGCGCGCATCGACACCGAGGAGTCCTTCGGTTCCGGATGCCGTGCCGAGATCGATTTCAGTCTGTCAGGGGGCCTGCGAGGGATCGGCCGGCTCCCCCCGAGAAGCGTCAATGTGATGACGCGGCCGGCCGAGCGTGGAAGCCATATGGTCGTGGTGGACGGGGACATCGGTGAACCGTTCGTCTTCAGTCTCACCGAGGACCAGATGAGTGGTGCGTCGAAGGCCGTCCGTGAGGCATTACGCGACATCCACGTGGAGCAGTACGGAGGAAGGCTGGGCAGCAGGCCGCGACTGCGCAGTCGGCTGGACCCGGGCAACGGCAAGAGCGTGCACGACTTCGCTCGGGATCTGCTCCGTCTGGCGCCGCTGGGACGCCGACTGTGGACGCTGCTCCTGTCGGGACAGCCTGAGCGACGGCGGCTGCTGCGTGAGCGGCTGCTGCGTGAACCCGCCACCCTTCAGGTCGCGCGTGCCGGATCGAGCAACCTGGTGTTCCCGTGGGCCGCGGTGTACGACATTCCGTTGGAGGACGGGCGGCCGGAGGCACACACGATCTGCCCTGTGGTGGAGGAGTGGCTTGGCAACCGGCAGGCGCCCGACCACGTCGTGAACCGGTGCCCGCACGAGTCCGGGCACCGGATGAACACGGTGTGCCCGTTCGGCTTCTGGGGCTACCGCCACAGCATCGAGCAGCCTCCCTCCATGCCCTCGGCTCGCACGCTGCCCGTGGTGATCGCGGCGGGTTCCGACGGCCCGCGGATGGTGATGGGGTACAGCCTCGATCTCGACGGCACGGTGACGGCGCGGCACGTCGAAGCACTGAAGGCGGTGTTCCCGGTCGACGCGTGCGACTCCCGCGAGCGGATGGTGGCCGAACTGGCGCGGCCGGACGTGCAGTTCGTCTACTTCTACTGCCACGGCCGAAGACGCCCGCCCCACACCGACCTCCACCTGGAACTCGGGCGGGGTGAACGCCTGACCCCGGTGGATGTGCAGGCGCTCGCCGAAGGCGTGTGGCCCGTCGGCCACTGGACACACACCTCGCCCCTGGTGTTCATCAACGGATGCGAGACCGTGGAGATCGGCCCGGAATCGCTGGTCGGCTTCGTGGACGCGTTCGCCGACGTGTACGCGGCGGGGGTGATCGGCACGGAAACGGTCGTACACCAGGCGCTGGCCGCCGAATTCGGGGAAGAGTTCTGGCGGCGCCTCCATGAGGGTGTCACTGTGGGTGAGGCACTGCACGCGACACGCATACGTCTGCTCCGCAAGGGCAATCTGCTGGGCCTCGCCTACACGGCCTACTGCTCGGCGGCGCTCCGGCTGGGCACCACGGCGACGGCAGAGGAGAGAACGTGA